A genomic stretch from Telmatocola sphagniphila includes:
- a CDS encoding ankyrin repeat domain-containing protein produces MNVLRFSIVWILSLSFLLGAIHADEPTRPEADPAIVLIDRLVQVDQQDTGYSGSTSGTAFLPLGRNESHTMLLGQRPRVQSDAMRSLVKLGVKAIPSLLDHLSDDRRTKIVIEHAGFFGGFFLTQDQGEKAEEKFGEGFSAGKRYCVRVGDLCYVALGQIVNRGYFAVRYQPTAIIYATSVPHCKQLRADLLKEWKGLSAETHRNSLAKDLESDSEYVRVGASVRLAYYYPVEFETLAIKQLGRPTYDVFAVEKLVRDELYPAKSAKDRKTLVDEFVKKHGESALEGIRWNLFEDLDSLEADEEGRRSPKLDPKYKTRECLMDVFGLPANVKSQDRPKTQPLSYTTQARFVQTLLYDPGEKLDQAVRDLLAKTEDDYMAEGCLDRLVGRGYDAAIEEYLRRRLPKVKERNREELKKYEAKLGWTRLHVAVELNVPEFIETALMGKIDVNARSKDGRTALHLAAAAGNGEAVELLLKSKANPNSKDGIGRLAVQLASAADHPEVVRKLVASKSEVPDVLTAATVGDATRLGDLLRGKSHLVKERNESGYTPLHIAAREGHDESIRVLLQAGADVNVLAVETNNYESAYGWTPLHLAVMNGKASTVKLLLEKGANVNAADKGGKLTPLHYAAWAGDAELVKILLAGKADRGAKDTRGRMPLNLATERKHTMVVKLLKESN; encoded by the coding sequence ATGAACGTTTTGAGGTTCAGTATTGTGTGGATCCTGAGCTTGAGCTTCTTGCTCGGAGCGATCCACGCAGACGAGCCGACGAGACCGGAAGCCGACCCAGCGATAGTGCTGATTGATCGACTTGTGCAGGTGGATCAGCAAGATACTGGCTATTCCGGCAGTACATCTGGTACGGCGTTCCTTCCCCTTGGGCGGAACGAATCCCATACTATGCTGCTGGGTCAGCGGCCCCGGGTTCAATCCGACGCTATGCGATCGTTGGTGAAACTCGGCGTCAAAGCCATCCCATCGCTGCTCGACCACCTCTCCGACGACCGACGTACCAAGATTGTGATCGAACACGCCGGCTTTTTCGGCGGTTTCTTTCTCACCCAGGATCAGGGAGAAAAGGCCGAGGAGAAATTTGGTGAAGGGTTCAGTGCCGGCAAACGCTATTGTGTGCGTGTAGGGGATCTTTGTTACGTCGCACTCGGGCAGATCGTCAACCGTGGATATTTTGCCGTCCGCTATCAACCAACAGCCATCATTTACGCCACCTCCGTGCCGCATTGCAAGCAACTCCGTGCCGATCTGCTCAAGGAGTGGAAGGGACTATCAGCCGAGACACACCGCAATTCGCTAGCCAAAGATCTGGAATCAGATTCCGAGTACGTCCGAGTCGGAGCTTCAGTTCGATTGGCGTATTATTACCCAGTGGAGTTCGAGACGCTCGCTATCAAACAGCTCGGACGCCCTACGTACGATGTGTTCGCGGTGGAGAAACTGGTCCGAGATGAACTCTACCCGGCCAAGTCGGCAAAGGATCGAAAAACGCTCGTGGATGAATTTGTCAAGAAGCACGGCGAGAGCGCTCTCGAAGGCATTCGCTGGAATCTGTTTGAGGATCTGGACTCCCTGGAGGCCGACGAAGAAGGGAGGAGAAGTCCAAAACTCGACCCCAAGTACAAAACCCGTGAGTGCCTGATGGATGTGTTTGGTCTACCCGCCAATGTCAAGAGTCAAGATCGGCCAAAGACCCAACCGCTCTCCTACACCACCCAAGCCCGGTTCGTCCAAACTTTGCTGTACGATCCTGGGGAAAAGCTCGATCAAGCCGTTCGCGACCTGCTGGCGAAGACCGAGGATGATTACATGGCCGAGGGTTGCCTTGACCGGCTGGTAGGTCGTGGATACGACGCTGCTATTGAAGAGTACCTAAGACGCCGTCTACCGAAAGTGAAGGAGCGAAATCGAGAAGAACTCAAGAAGTACGAAGCAAAGCTCGGTTGGACCCGACTCCACGTCGCAGTAGAACTGAACGTACCCGAATTCATTGAGACCGCGTTAATGGGCAAGATCGACGTGAACGCCCGCAGCAAGGATGGCCGGACGGCGTTGCATCTGGCCGCGGCAGCAGGTAATGGCGAAGCGGTCGAATTGCTTCTGAAATCGAAAGCCAACCCCAACTCGAAAGATGGTATCGGCCGGTTGGCGGTGCAACTGGCAAGCGCCGCCGATCATCCCGAAGTCGTCCGGAAACTGGTCGCGAGCAAAAGCGAGGTGCCAGACGTGCTGACCGCTGCGACTGTCGGAGATGCGACCCGCCTCGGCGATCTGCTCAGAGGCAAGAGTCACCTGGTGAAGGAACGAAACGAATCGGGCTACACGCCGCTGCATATAGCGGCCCGCGAAGGTCACGACGAGTCAATCCGCGTACTGCTCCAGGCGGGGGCCGATGTTAATGTATTAGCCGTTGAGACGAACAATTATGAATCAGCGTATGGGTGGACTCCGCTCCATCTAGCCGTAATGAACGGCAAAGCTAGTACTGTAAAACTGCTCCTTGAAAAGGGAGCCAACGTAAACGCCGCCGACAAGGGCGGAAAGCTGACCCCATTGCATTATGCTGCGTGGGCCGGAGACGCCGAACTGGTGAAGATATTACTAGCTGGTAAAGCCGATCGGGGAGCGAAAGACACTCGAGGCCGTATGCCACTCAACTTAGCGACGGAACGGAAACACACGATGGTGGTCAAGTTGCTCAAGGAATCGAACTGA
- a CDS encoding AAA family ATPase: MKTLVPDCAALQAHFALLRSELASGLIERDEEIDLCLTALIAQEHLLLVSPPGCAKSLLLDSLLKATGGSKFSILLTKFTVPEEVFGPISIQGLKEDRFQRITTGKLPEADFAFIDEVFKASSAILNTLLKILNERTFDAGEGSLRKVPLKLCVAASNEWPAPESTQELAALFDRFTLRKSLSPIRSQSGRKKLLWNRDHTPKISVHLKPTDLEAARRYARELEWSIPAQEAFEAILKDLTKEGIQPGDRRQFKAVGIVQAYAFLQGAEQVEPEHLEVAAHVLWDDPKEQPAKVAQVIARIANPIGMRLNQLLLEVEQVLSTTDVRKLPETAKAAAKLGEIDKQLSELKSNDRVTRTRNYVREQLRQLKLASLEAI, translated from the coding sequence ATGAAAACCCTCGTTCCCGACTGCGCGGCGCTCCAGGCCCATTTCGCCTTGCTGCGCTCAGAACTGGCTTCTGGCCTGATCGAACGCGACGAAGAGATCGATCTCTGCCTCACCGCTCTGATCGCCCAAGAGCATCTGCTCTTGGTCTCGCCGCCCGGCTGTGCCAAGTCCCTACTGCTCGATTCCCTGTTGAAGGCCACCGGCGGCTCCAAGTTCTCGATCCTTTTAACCAAGTTCACCGTCCCCGAAGAAGTCTTCGGTCCGATCTCGATTCAAGGGCTCAAGGAAGACCGCTTCCAGCGGATCACCACCGGTAAACTGCCCGAAGCCGACTTCGCCTTCATCGATGAAGTCTTCAAGGCTTCCTCGGCGATCTTGAATACTCTTCTGAAGATCCTCAACGAACGGACCTTCGATGCCGGCGAAGGTTCTTTGCGCAAGGTTCCCCTGAAGCTCTGCGTGGCCGCTTCCAACGAATGGCCGGCCCCGGAGAGTACCCAGGAACTGGCCGCCCTGTTCGATCGCTTTACTCTGCGCAAGAGTCTCTCCCCGATTCGCTCGCAGTCGGGTCGGAAGAAATTGCTCTGGAATCGGGATCATACCCCGAAGATCTCGGTGCACTTGAAACCGACCGATCTTGAAGCCGCCCGTCGTTATGCGCGGGAACTGGAATGGTCGATTCCAGCTCAGGAAGCCTTCGAGGCCATTCTCAAAGACCTGACCAAGGAAGGCATTCAGCCGGGAGATCGCCGCCAGTTCAAAGCGGTCGGCATCGTGCAGGCGTACGCCTTCCTGCAAGGGGCCGAGCAGGTCGAACCGGAGCATCTGGAGGTGGCCGCCCACGTGCTCTGGGACGATCCCAAGGAACAACCGGCTAAAGTGGCTCAGGTCATTGCCCGGATTGCCAACCCGATCGGTATGCGGCTCAATCAGCTGCTGTTGGAAGTGGAACAGGTTCTGTCCACAACCGATGTTCGCAAGCTGCCCGAGACCGCCAAGGCCGCGGCCAAGCTCGGCGAGATCGACAAGCAGCTGAGTGAATTGAAGTCCAATGACCGGGTCACCCGAACCCGGAACTACGTTCGCGAACAGCTCCGACAACTCAAACTCGCCTCGCTGGAGGCGATCTAA
- a CDS encoding DUF6744 family protein has translation MSALIKTNIMPKVTPGARLLGEIITWTASGASVRHSDLIRALKEVGLDESVARELAPRHAFARACRKLSEARIIRQIAEDEASIQFQFTQESKQGDRFSYDFETLLTLTKKTGQVHCDKGELALLAQEELDRCIAVRTGSDITRIVQKLFEREADLFPIRPQGGAYFVPQLHAGFIDRVQSLLKQLNGQMLRFPVPEGTASGDVSVKEAVASGLSALIAEHEEAIASFGEDTRPDTVERAAERIRNTKFKVEAYAALLADQKHQLELSLATASRKLRQKVESLAAEREAVLVSLGRLFN, from the coding sequence ATGAGTGCTTTGATCAAAACCAACATTATGCCGAAGGTTACTCCGGGAGCTCGCCTCTTGGGCGAGATCATTACCTGGACCGCATCCGGGGCCAGCGTTCGGCACAGCGACTTGATTCGAGCCCTGAAGGAAGTCGGCCTCGATGAAAGCGTGGCCCGGGAGTTAGCGCCCCGGCACGCTTTTGCCCGGGCCTGTCGCAAGCTGTCCGAAGCCCGCATCATTCGGCAGATTGCCGAAGACGAGGCCTCGATTCAATTCCAGTTTACCCAGGAATCGAAACAGGGGGACCGCTTCAGCTACGACTTCGAGACCCTTCTGACCCTGACCAAGAAGACCGGGCAGGTGCACTGCGACAAAGGGGAATTAGCTCTATTGGCTCAGGAAGAGCTGGATCGCTGTATTGCCGTGCGGACCGGCAGCGATATCACCCGGATCGTACAGAAGCTCTTCGAACGGGAAGCCGATCTTTTCCCGATTCGGCCTCAGGGCGGAGCCTACTTCGTCCCGCAGTTGCATGCCGGCTTCATCGATCGGGTGCAGAGCTTGTTGAAGCAACTCAATGGTCAGATGCTGCGCTTCCCGGTACCGGAAGGAACTGCCAGCGGCGACGTCTCGGTCAAAGAAGCGGTCGCTTCGGGATTATCGGCTCTGATTGCCGAGCATGAGGAAGCGATTGCCTCTTTTGGCGAAGATACTCGGCCCGATACAGTAGAACGAGCCGCCGAGCGGATTCGCAACACTAAGTTCAAAGTCGAAGCCTACGCCGCTCTCTTGGCCGATCAGAAGCATCAGCTGGAACTTTCCCTCGCCACGGCTTCCCGAAAGCTCCGTCAGAAAGTTGAAAGTCTGGCCGCCGAAAGGGAAGCGGTGCTGGTCTCGCTTGGCCGGCTTTTCAATTGA
- a CDS encoding aromatic ring-hydroxylating oxygenase subunit alpha encodes MRTVTFPTLHGYWSPITAASRLKAGKPLGLVLDGVPVVAFRDEKGQARALVDRCPHRSVKLSIGTMPGDGTIQCSFHGWRFGGDGVCRHIPLNPEAKLSAVRAQAMACEEREGLLWLYAGEAENAPPPVMPPPLGEGWFGSVVERDWPVHWSRGVQTALDVAHVPFVHPWSIGAAFGRALGKMPNAQLGHKLEQRPDGGFHMDWWVETGPGVASPDVGWVAFHPPHAMSLGIPQKRPGRKSLLFIWVVPLSENTSRNIVVARRNFGKFSLLPRIYDLLTPVILAEDRRNKITCWPSEVPAGGEVSMPSDAPSIAFQRWYRGWVSERTSIKQVDRP; translated from the coding sequence ATGCGCACGGTTACTTTCCCCACGCTTCACGGCTATTGGTCGCCGATCACCGCCGCCAGTCGGCTGAAGGCTGGCAAACCTCTCGGTCTCGTGCTGGATGGTGTCCCCGTCGTCGCGTTTCGCGATGAGAAGGGCCAAGCCCGAGCGCTCGTCGACCGCTGTCCCCATCGGAGCGTCAAGCTTTCGATTGGAACGATGCCCGGCGACGGGACTATCCAGTGCAGCTTTCACGGCTGGCGTTTCGGTGGCGATGGCGTGTGCCGCCACATTCCGCTCAATCCCGAAGCGAAACTGTCTGCGGTCCGCGCGCAGGCGATGGCGTGCGAGGAACGCGAGGGACTGCTCTGGCTGTACGCGGGTGAAGCCGAGAACGCCCCTCCGCCCGTGATGCCACCGCCCCTCGGAGAGGGGTGGTTCGGTTCCGTTGTCGAACGTGACTGGCCCGTTCATTGGAGTCGCGGCGTCCAAACGGCGCTGGACGTTGCCCACGTTCCGTTCGTCCACCCCTGGAGTATAGGTGCTGCATTCGGCCGTGCATTGGGCAAGATGCCGAACGCGCAGCTTGGCCACAAACTGGAGCAACGTCCGGACGGCGGCTTCCATATGGACTGGTGGGTCGAGACCGGCCCCGGCGTCGCATCACCCGACGTGGGTTGGGTCGCGTTCCACCCTCCGCATGCGATGAGCCTCGGTATCCCGCAAAAACGACCAGGGCGGAAGTCTCTGCTGTTCATCTGGGTCGTGCCGCTGAGCGAAAATACTTCTCGAAACATTGTGGTGGCCCGCCGCAACTTTGGCAAATTTAGCCTCCTGCCACGTATCTACGACTTGCTGACACCGGTCATCCTGGCCGAAGATCGACGCAACAAGATTACGTGCTGGCCGTCCGAAGTGCCTGCCGGCGGTGAAGTGTCGATGCCGTCGGATGCGCCGTCAATCGCTTTCCAACGCTGGTATCGGGGTTGGGTGTCAGAAAGAACTTCCATCAAACAGGTGGATCGACCGTGA
- a CDS encoding class I SAM-dependent methyltransferase, with translation MPPTPPLVKGKPNYGWDAPGIMLGMLGVGSVLVAAGVTLAMAEPFPFSQAVGVVLAVAGTVPLTLGLAMLQYGLRGKSRTRDAILDLVTWRGDEVVLDVGTGAGMLMIGAAKRLNAGGRVVGIDIWSAKDLSDNSADATRRNIALEGVTDQAEVRTDDATGLSFPDATFDVILSLLCLHNIEPKTNQTVACREIARVLKPGGRVVIGDYVPTHSYAQALRDAGLDVKRSSAAFGVAGALMWLLVADKPIESGSG, from the coding sequence ATGCCCCCGACACCGCCTCTCGTCAAAGGAAAACCGAACTACGGCTGGGACGCTCCGGGCATCATGCTTGGAATGCTCGGGGTGGGCAGTGTCCTGGTTGCGGCGGGGGTCACCCTCGCTATGGCAGAGCCGTTTCCTTTTTCCCAGGCCGTGGGTGTGGTGCTCGCCGTCGCGGGAACCGTACCGCTCACGCTCGGGTTGGCAATGTTACAGTACGGTCTACGGGGAAAATCGAGAACTCGCGATGCGATCTTGGACCTTGTGACGTGGCGCGGCGATGAGGTCGTGCTCGACGTCGGTACTGGCGCGGGAATGCTAATGATTGGGGCCGCAAAACGCCTTAACGCCGGCGGTCGCGTGGTCGGAATCGATATTTGGTCCGCAAAGGACCTCAGCGACAACTCTGCTGATGCGACCCGTCGGAACATCGCCCTGGAGGGCGTAACAGACCAGGCCGAGGTTCGTACCGACGACGCCACGGGATTATCCTTCCCAGATGCGACCTTCGACGTGATTCTCTCTCTGCTCTGCCTCCACAACATCGAACCCAAGACCAACCAGACAGTCGCCTGCCGGGAAATCGCCCGCGTGCTGAAGCCCGGCGGGCGTGTCGTCATTGGCGACTACGTGCCTACGCACAGCTACGCTCAGGCACTCCGCGACGCCGGGCTCGACGTGAAACGTTCAAGCGCAGCCTTCGGGGTCGCCGGGGCGCTCATGTGGCTGCTCGTAGCAGACAAACCAATCGAATCAGGGAGTGGTTGA
- a CDS encoding TetR/AcrR family transcriptional regulator: MISESSSGERPRPLGRPRDPAKVESILTASWRLFLKHGVEPVAVETIAAEAGVSKATVYAYFDDKRAMFQEGVRREMAKIEAAQRLDEAAIAGTTLRDVLIRFGTGIMTFLTGSGAVDFYGSLSGELRRDPQLARMFYDAGPGRTVANLAAILSSPLASDLEIADANSAAEMLLGMWQGMTNYQLMLGIDHKKVTKSIPKRVTTGVDLFLKSHAQLRSSNH, encoded by the coding sequence TTGATTTCGGAATCTTCATCAGGCGAGCGCCCACGGCCGCTCGGACGACCACGCGATCCAGCGAAGGTGGAGTCCATCCTGACCGCAAGCTGGCGACTATTCCTGAAGCACGGCGTGGAACCGGTAGCGGTCGAGACCATCGCTGCCGAGGCGGGTGTCTCCAAGGCAACCGTCTATGCGTACTTTGATGACAAACGCGCGATGTTCCAGGAAGGCGTACGCCGTGAGATGGCGAAGATCGAGGCGGCCCAACGGCTCGATGAAGCCGCTATCGCAGGAACAACTCTACGGGACGTGCTCATCAGGTTCGGTACAGGGATTATGACATTTCTGACCGGTTCCGGGGCCGTTGACTTCTACGGCTCCTTGTCCGGAGAACTGCGTCGAGATCCACAACTTGCCCGAATGTTCTATGACGCAGGGCCCGGACGTACGGTGGCAAACTTGGCCGCGATCCTATCAAGTCCGCTTGCTTCCGATCTTGAGATTGCGGATGCGAACAGTGCGGCCGAAATGCTCCTCGGCATGTGGCAGGGTATGACCAACTACCAACTCATGCTCGGGATCGACCACAAGAAGGTGACAAAATCGATTCCGAAGCGGGTCACGACAGGGGTTGATCTCTTCTTGAAATCTCATGCGCAGTTACGATCTTCTAATCATTGA
- a CDS encoding leucine-rich repeat domain-containing protein, with product MKQFDLYPATVLVVFGLSILLSSCQRSEPKPVVIEPTQSSTTNQAKNYDPIATLPASDFLNPDAEDPTVLNYLEAKKWKFMTYGSLTNNKPLSGVLLIEDGNVTVEDCKLLKQSRRLTILIIQNTKLEPECLKLIAMLPNLESIVMLGIDIKDADLKALAGCKNIHSITIVGSNGISDAGVRELAKLPLLKNLSLAYISLDGAAFEPFAGKTTMECLHLESINGFTDEGAINISKIPNLTDLEITSRHDSRMKGSPLSTAGIRAIVDKHLPEQFIFDTSHIDDALLESLIAKGWLDGPTTAQKSMNEWAFRKSTVKKASKPEKVKYIYLGGSKITDRAVSALLRFPNLTSLYLSETNITDEAFKSLSQFKKLEELKLSKTKISGTGLALMTDAPIRELGMERCPTTEATFQAISRFAKLEKLDLSEAVPQGDWLRYLSALSNLKELSLSKINFSDANAKLLSSLAQLEDLNLNYSQLGDGGFRELLKLPKLKQFYLYGTKVTDKAFLQAQKDHPKLNLNK from the coding sequence ATGAAGCAGTTCGATTTGTATCCAGCGACTGTGTTAGTTGTGTTCGGACTCTCTATTTTGCTGAGTTCCTGTCAGAGGTCTGAACCAAAGCCGGTAGTTATTGAGCCAACTCAATCGTCAACTACAAATCAAGCCAAAAACTATGATCCCATAGCGACTCTACCGGCCAGTGATTTCTTGAATCCAGATGCAGAAGATCCAACGGTGCTGAATTACCTGGAAGCAAAAAAATGGAAATTTATGACTTATGGATCGCTAACGAATAATAAACCATTATCTGGGGTTCTGCTAATTGAAGATGGTAATGTTACGGTCGAGGACTGTAAACTATTAAAGCAATCCAGACGATTGACAATTCTTATTATCCAAAACACAAAACTTGAGCCGGAATGCCTGAAATTGATAGCAATGCTACCGAATCTGGAGAGCATTGTAATGCTGGGCATCGATATTAAGGACGCTGATCTGAAAGCTTTGGCGGGATGCAAAAATATTCACTCGATTACGATTGTTGGGAGTAATGGGATCTCCGATGCAGGAGTGAGAGAACTAGCTAAGCTACCATTGCTGAAAAATTTATCTCTAGCCTATATATCTTTGGACGGCGCTGCTTTTGAGCCATTCGCAGGAAAGACTACTATGGAATGTCTCCATTTGGAAAGCATAAATGGGTTCACCGATGAAGGAGCGATTAACATCTCAAAAATACCGAATTTGACCGATTTGGAAATCACTAGTCGGCATGACTCTCGAATGAAAGGGAGCCCCCTATCAACTGCTGGAATTCGGGCGATCGTTGACAAGCATCTGCCGGAGCAATTCATTTTCGACACGAGTCATATTGACGATGCATTGCTGGAATCCTTGATAGCGAAGGGGTGGCTCGATGGTCCAACCACCGCTCAAAAATCTATGAATGAGTGGGCATTCCGAAAATCCACGGTGAAGAAAGCCAGCAAACCCGAAAAGGTGAAGTACATTTATCTGGGAGGATCTAAAATAACGGATCGAGCTGTTTCCGCTCTCTTACGATTTCCGAATCTCACTTCTCTTTATCTAAGTGAGACCAATATAACCGACGAAGCATTTAAGAGCTTGTCGCAGTTCAAAAAATTAGAGGAACTAAAACTCTCGAAGACTAAAATTTCAGGTACCGGCTTAGCATTAATGACTGACGCCCCCATCAGAGAACTCGGCATGGAGAGGTGCCCAACCACGGAAGCGACCTTCCAAGCTATTTCGAGATTTGCTAAACTTGAAAAACTCGATCTTTCGGAGGCCGTTCCACAGGGAGATTGGTTGCGATACCTTTCCGCTTTGTCTAATCTCAAAGAACTATCGCTGAGTAAAATCAACTTCTCGGATGCAAATGCCAAACTCCTTTCTTCTTTGGCCCAACTCGAAGATCTAAATCTCAATTACAGTCAGTTGGGCGATGGAGGATTTCGAGAGTTGCTCAAATTACCCAAGCTAAAGCAGTTCTACCTCTATGGCACGAAAGTGACTGATAAAGCATTCCTTCAAGCCCAAAAAGATCATCCCAAGCTTAATCTCAACAAATAG
- a CDS encoding helix-turn-helix domain-containing protein, with the protein MVELRDKGLTDPKISTALGISLRTVWRYMRLRTSSRWVEVALSGHLLQLARSSYYPH; encoded by the coding sequence GTGGTCGAACTCCGTGACAAGGGGCTGACGGACCCGAAGATCAGCACGGCGTTGGGCATCTCGTTGAGGACGGTCTGGCGGTACATGAGGCTGCGAACGTCGTCGAGGTGGGTGGAAGTCGCCTTGAGTGGACACCTTCTGCAACTTGCCCGGTCGTCGTATTACCCTCATTGA